In Stieleria varia, one genomic interval encodes:
- a CDS encoding DUF1559 domain-containing protein yields MWISTLAPTRRAFTLIELLVVIAIIGILVGLLLPGVQAAREASRRMSCSNNLKQIGLAMHAYNDVNRRLPPSALGIRVAGTARQPVHRAGLTAFVSILPYVEQSALFLEFDLDADAWAPENEIPAKKTPAVYLCPSMSLPDSGGASDGYSSYAVSTGTKKYRNQIHDGAIIDSMNVFRNERVTAGLPDDLSWLTWVAVDDISNADGTTNTLLAGEFGVQVRETTSLPFPYPGSGGESAGKWAVSYPYHSTASTFGKFNAKEISLFDIPSYESFRGPHAGGVQFVLSDGSVRFLTESVDGVVLRQLTARNDGEVIDQEPW; encoded by the coding sequence GTGTGGATATCAACCCTTGCGCCAACGCGGCGCGCGTTCACGTTGATCGAATTGCTGGTTGTGATCGCGATCATCGGGATACTTGTCGGCTTGTTGCTGCCTGGAGTTCAGGCGGCTCGCGAAGCGTCACGTCGGATGTCATGTAGCAACAACCTCAAACAGATCGGGTTGGCGATGCACGCGTACAACGACGTGAACCGGAGGTTGCCACCCAGCGCATTGGGGATACGCGTTGCCGGAACCGCACGACAGCCGGTGCATCGAGCCGGCTTGACCGCGTTTGTTTCGATATTGCCGTACGTCGAGCAATCGGCGTTGTTCCTCGAATTCGATTTGGACGCCGACGCGTGGGCTCCCGAGAACGAGATCCCCGCCAAAAAGACACCTGCGGTCTACTTGTGTCCGTCGATGTCCCTGCCCGATAGCGGCGGAGCATCGGACGGCTATTCCAGCTACGCGGTTTCGACGGGAACGAAGAAGTATCGCAATCAGATCCATGATGGTGCGATCATCGATTCGATGAACGTTTTTCGAAATGAAAGAGTGACGGCCGGATTGCCCGACGATTTGTCTTGGCTGACTTGGGTGGCAGTGGACGACATTTCCAACGCTGACGGCACCACCAACACGTTGCTTGCCGGCGAGTTTGGAGTCCAAGTTCGCGAGACCACGTCTTTGCCGTTTCCCTATCCCGGTTCTGGTGGCGAAAGTGCGGGCAAGTGGGCGGTCAGCTACCCCTATCACTCGACAGCGTCAACATTCGGAAAGTTTAACGCCAAAGAAATATCGCTGTTCGACATTCCCTCCTATGAGTCCTTTCGCGGACCACACGCCGGTGGTGTTCAGTTCGTACTGAGTGATGGCAGCGTGCGATTTCTCACCGAATCGGTCGACGGGGTCGTCCTGCGGCAATTGACGGCTCGCAATGATGGCGAAGTCATCGACCAGGAGCCATGGTGA
- a CDS encoding Kelch repeat-containing protein — protein MLFPYTIRFALIAVACLTLPTLAHAHMAWLSTDDDGHVVLWFGESPNDRTYHMPESIAKIELQSNGSGIETESVKNDSLVGIRSTKPAPASAEVAGRVTYGLYHGTKLTYHVEHLPQSDPSKWPVDARAQTPLQSVIRSLPEGGIRVTILHHEKPAKDLEVKLYCEEGHEEGAAKTDIAGMVTFTASQVEPGLNAIVVGMTDPDAKGTLDGEDYGSTTDYLTATFRIPGEVRGEIPSNTTSRDDASNPQRPEMDDAIGASVVPSNLPELPEELTSFGAAVSGQSLYVYGGHTGNAHSYSTQEQSNRFWCLDLSAGEQAAWQKRATGPSLQGLALVAHGDRIIRIGGFTAVNAAGETHDLRSQNLVAAYHPATNTWTDLPSLPEPRSSLDAAVLGDTVYVFGGWKLDGQSDDSQWHTTAWSLDLSDDTSEWQSLAQPPFQRRAISVAAHEGKLYVIGGMNSQGKTTTRVDIYDPSSNAWTQGPSLPGSGMSGFGSSSFATGGRLYVSTLDGRVHQLGEDGASWRTIAKCNPARFFHRMLPIADDELLMIGGANMEIGKFKQIDRIKLSGH, from the coding sequence ATGTTGTTCCCATACACGATTCGTTTCGCACTCATCGCAGTTGCTTGTCTCACGCTGCCGACACTCGCCCATGCTCACATGGCTTGGTTGTCGACGGATGATGATGGACACGTGGTGCTGTGGTTTGGGGAGTCACCCAATGACCGCACTTATCACATGCCAGAGAGCATCGCGAAGATCGAATTGCAATCGAACGGCTCTGGCATCGAGACCGAGTCAGTCAAGAATGATTCGCTGGTCGGTATTCGAAGCACAAAACCGGCTCCCGCTTCGGCCGAAGTCGCTGGCCGCGTGACCTACGGTTTGTATCACGGCACCAAGCTGACCTATCACGTCGAGCACTTGCCCCAATCGGATCCCAGCAAGTGGCCGGTTGATGCAAGGGCACAAACACCGCTTCAGTCCGTGATCCGTTCTCTACCCGAGGGTGGAATTCGCGTGACGATCCTGCATCATGAAAAACCCGCCAAGGACTTGGAGGTCAAACTGTACTGCGAAGAAGGTCACGAGGAGGGGGCGGCCAAAACCGACATCGCCGGAATGGTCACCTTCACTGCGTCCCAAGTCGAACCTGGGCTCAACGCGATCGTGGTTGGCATGACCGATCCCGATGCCAAAGGCACGCTCGATGGCGAAGACTATGGCAGCACCACCGACTACTTGACGGCTACGTTCCGTATCCCTGGTGAGGTTCGTGGCGAGATCCCCAGTAATACAACTTCGCGGGACGATGCGTCCAATCCCCAGCGTCCAGAGATGGATGATGCGATTGGTGCATCCGTCGTGCCGTCTAACCTTCCCGAACTGCCAGAGGAACTGACCAGCTTCGGCGCCGCCGTCAGTGGCCAAAGTCTGTACGTGTACGGCGGCCACACCGGCAACGCGCACTCGTATTCCACGCAAGAACAATCCAATCGCTTTTGGTGCTTGGACCTCTCTGCGGGCGAGCAAGCGGCGTGGCAGAAACGTGCTACAGGCCCATCGCTTCAGGGCTTAGCGTTGGTTGCACACGGCGATCGCATCATCCGCATCGGCGGTTTCACTGCGGTCAACGCTGCGGGTGAAACTCACGATTTGCGTTCGCAGAATCTAGTCGCAGCATACCACCCCGCCACGAACACATGGACCGATTTGCCTTCCCTGCCTGAGCCACGATCGTCATTGGACGCCGCAGTCCTCGGGGATACCGTCTATGTCTTTGGAGGCTGGAAGCTTGATGGGCAGAGCGACGACAGTCAATGGCACACGACCGCTTGGTCGCTGGACCTGAGTGATGACACGAGCGAATGGCAATCGCTTGCCCAGCCACCGTTCCAACGACGAGCGATCAGCGTTGCGGCACACGAAGGCAAACTCTACGTGATTGGCGGAATGAACTCACAGGGCAAGACCACAACACGTGTCGATATCTACGACCCGAGTTCGAACGCATGGACACAAGGTCCCTCGTTGCCAGGCAGCGGGATGTCGGGTTTCGGCTCATCATCGTTTGCCACCGGCGGTCGACTGTACGTCAGCACGTTGGACGGGCGGGTGCATCAACTCGGCGAAGACGGAGCCTCATGGCGGACCATCGCCAAATGCAATCCGGCAAGATTCTTTCACCGCATGCTGCCGATAGCCGACGACGAATTGCTAATGATCGGCGGAGCCAACATGGAGATCGGAAAGTTCAAGCAAATCGATCGGATCAAGTTGTCCGGTCATTGA
- a CDS encoding PEP-CTERM sorting domain-containing protein (PEP-CTERM proteins occur, often in large numbers, in the proteomes of bacteria that also encode an exosortase, a predicted intramembrane cysteine proteinase. The presence of a PEP-CTERM domain at a protein's C-terminus predicts cleavage within the sorting domain, followed by covalent anchoring to some some component of the (usually Gram-negative) cell surface. Many PEP-CTERM proteins exhibit an unusual sequence composition that includes large numbers of potential glycosylation sites. Expression of one such protein has been shown restore the ability of a bacterium to form floc, a type of biofilm.) — MVSLISSGLWLCQAKLVRAEIYVPDQSVPGVSGDVFGWDQGDVNSSFAFWDSFDDFLGGSAPGFLPAGSSPAANSVFDNGGLPSLLTFESNQSIASSGNAYGGLFGPGDDSTFLTDAFATVRSGTSGGSFTRIVAQFETLGSELDYSSLLLSLTDAPGTIAPSFAIETNRVSLGGTFGGEGVSYLALWDLDSSQAEYRFDFMAQSNNMSLDKVRIDSFTRNTPFITPSAVPEPSSFAMLGLIGTTIVMARRRRRVLPLLGS; from the coding sequence ATGGTTTCGCTGATTTCAAGCGGACTTTGGCTCTGCCAGGCCAAGCTTGTCCGAGCGGAAATTTATGTCCCCGACCAATCGGTGCCGGGAGTCTCCGGAGACGTTTTTGGATGGGATCAAGGAGACGTGAATTCCTCCTTCGCGTTCTGGGACAGCTTCGACGATTTTCTGGGCGGATCAGCACCTGGATTTCTACCGGCGGGAAGCTCGCCGGCGGCGAATAGCGTCTTTGATAACGGCGGGCTACCAAGCCTGCTGACTTTCGAGTCAAACCAGTCGATCGCTTCCAGCGGTAACGCGTACGGTGGTCTTTTCGGACCGGGCGACGATTCCACATTCTTGACCGATGCGTTTGCGACGGTTCGCTCGGGAACCAGCGGAGGCTCGTTCACTCGCATCGTCGCACAGTTTGAAACCCTCGGATCGGAACTCGATTACTCGTCACTGTTGTTGAGCCTGACGGACGCGCCGGGCACGATCGCACCGAGCTTTGCGATCGAGACCAATCGCGTGTCGTTGGGCGGAACTTTCGGCGGCGAAGGTGTCAGTTACCTCGCGTTGTGGGACCTGGATTCCTCCCAAGCGGAGTACCGTTTTGACTTCATGGCTCAATCCAACAACATGTCGCTCGACAAAGTTCGCATCGACTCGTTCACCAGGAACACGCCTTTCATCACACCTTCGGCGGTACCAGAACCCAGCAGCTTCGCGATGCTTGGTCTGATCGGTACCACCATAGTCATGGCTCGACGCCGGCGTCGCGTGCTTCCACTGCTGGGTTCGTAG